GAGAGTTGAGGCGTGGGGACTGCGTTGTTCGGAAGGGTCAGAGCTCGGCGACCATCTTGGCGGACACACTCCGCCCGGGACGTTGCACGCCGTAGAAGTCCATGGCGGTGGCGTCGGTGAGGTTGCGCACGTCGACCGTCCAGCTCAGCGTCGCGCGAGCGGTCCGCGTGAGGTACGTGATGGCGAGCGAGTGCAGCAGCTGCGAGGGGATGCGCATCTTCGAGTCCTTGCTGCCCAGCCCCTCCCAGCCCCGGTAGAAGGTGTCGACGAAGCGGGTGTGCCAGGACAGCGACAGCTCATCGCGCGCCGAGGCCAGGCCGCTCAGCTGGAAGCGGGCGCTGCCGTTGGCCAGGAGCGAGGGACGGTTGGGCAGGCGCTGACCCTCGAACGTCCCGAAGCTGCCCTCGGAGGAGACGTTGCGGAGGTCCTGGAAGGTCGCGTTGCCGTCCAGCGAGAGGTACTGGCCCGGCGAGGTCCACCCCACGGCGCCCGTGGCGCCCAGGACGCGGGCGGCGAAGACGTTCTGGTAGGTGAAGTAACCCTCGCGACCGATGGGGATGATGAACCGGTCGGTGAGGCGGGCGAAGCCCATCGCGCCGCCACGGAACGTGCCTGTGGGCAGCTCGCCGCTGTCGAACGCGAGCTCCAGGTTGACGTTGTGGCTGGTCTCCGGCTCCAGGGTGAGGTTGGAGTCGATGAGCATGCCGTCGCCGAAGAGCTCGTCGGGGCGGGGCAGGCGCGTGGCCCACTCGTATGCCGCCTTGGCGGTGAGCCGGGGCGTGACGTGGTAGCGCAGCGAGTCGCCGACGCCGAAGTTGAAGGTGTCCCGGTCGACGGGCGCGAAGGCGCCGCTCGCGCTGATGCGCTCCGCGCGCGCCAACTGCACATAGCTCTTGGCGAAGGCGATGTTCTCCAGTCGCTCGTCGAGCGCATCGAGTTCATGCTCGAGCCCCGTCACGAGGTTGAACAGGCTGCGCTCTCCCGTGAGCGGGTCCTGCTGTCCCAGCCGCTCCAGCGCCCGGTCCTCTCCGGCGCGCGTCACGTACGTGGGCGCCACGGCCAGGCGCAGCATCTGGTTCGGGGCGAAGGTCCAGCCGACGTTGGCTCGGACGAAGGCCGTGTGCTGTCCCACCCGCCGGTCGATGGCGCGGGACTGGAGCTCCCCGGGCTGGGGAAGGGTGATGACGCAGCGGCCGTACCAGTCGTAGGCGCAGGAGCCCAGGTCCGTCAGGGAGGCGCGGCGGTAGACATATCCACCGACGGCATCCACCACGAAGTCTCGCGCATGGAGCTGCTCGAAGCGGAGCGTGGCGCCACCGGAGCGGTTGCTCGTGTCGATGTCGCCATACGCGTTGCTCATCGTGGCGTCGTGCTGGACCTCCTTCGTGGAGGAGGAGCCGAAGACGCGCAGGCTGAGCTTGCGGGCCCAGGGCCGGTTCAGCACGCCGACCTCCACGCCGCCGCCGCCCGCGCGGAAGGCGTCATGGAAGCGCGGCAGGCGCGCGTCGTGGATGCGGCCCTCCGCGTCGTCCACCTTCACGTCGACCAGGTAGTCGTTGGGGCTGGAGTCGAAGAAGCCGCTGGCGCGGACGAACAGGCCCGAGGCCGTGCCGTGCTGCGCGCTCGCCGTCACCCGATGGGTCTCGAACGAGCCCAGCTCGTACGAGGCCGACGCCCCCGTGCGCTGGAGGTTCTCCGCGGTGACGATGTGCACCGCGCCGCCCAGCGCGTCCGCGCCGAAGCGCGCCGGCACCACGCCCTGGTACAGCTCCATGCGCTGGACCAGGTTGACGGGGACGTTCGCGAAGTCCGGACCGAAGCCCGCGAGCTCCAGCGGGACGCCGTCGATGAAGAAGCGCACCTGGTCCTCGGACAGGCCCGCCAGTGAGAACCGCGCGCGGCTGCCCAGGCCCCCTCCGCGCCGCACGTCGACGCCCTCGGTGCGCGCCAGGGCCTGGGCCATGTCCACGGCCTCGCGCTGGAGGTTCTCCGTCTCGACGACCTTCACCGACTCGGCGGAGCGACGCCGGCGGTTCGCCACGGACTCGCCCTCCACCGTGACGTCGATGGCCTCCTGGGTGACGTCCACGGGCGTGGTGGTGATGACCGGCGGCGGCTCGGCGCGCTCGCCCGGCGAGGAAGGCATGCCCGGCGCGGGCTCCACCGCTGCGGTCGGCTCGGGAGCGACGTCGCGCGCCTGGCCGGGAGCCTCCGTCACGACGGTGGCCTCAGGGGCCACGGGGAGCCGGAACTCGTAGCTGTAGGCGATGCGCGAGGGGACGGCGACTCCGTCGCGCCGCGCGGGCTCGAAGCGGAAGCGCAGCGCCGCGTCTCGCGCCGCCTCGTCGAAGCCGTGGCCCTGGGGCTCCAGGACCTGCGCCTCGGTGACGGCGCCCTGGTCATCCAGCGTCAGCTTCAGCCGGACGGTGGCCTCCAGCCGGGCCTGCTCCGCCTCGGCCGGGTAGGGCGCCTCGATGAAGGTCACCAGCTTCGGCGGCACCACCGACGGCGGCGGTGCCTCCGCGACAGGGGACGTCCCACCCTCGACCTGCGCCCATGCGGGCCGCGGCGCGGCCAGACACATCAGCACCGCCGCGCCCCGGAGCACGCGGCCCACCAGTCCACGCGAATCGTGGATTATGAAAATGGTTCTCATTTTCATTTTTCGGGCCGTTTATTCCTGTGCACCCAGCGATGTCAAGAGTTGGGGATTGAGTCAGGCTGCACGGGCATGAGGAGACTTCATGTCCCGGAGTTTTTCCGCGACCATGAAGGAAAGCTGGAGTGCCTGGTCTCCGTTCAGGCGCGGGTCGCAGTGCGTGTGATAGCGGCTGTGGAGGTCGTCCTCGGTGACGGCGAGCGGGCCGCCCAGGCACTCGGTGACGTTCTGGCCGGTCATCTCCAGGTGCATGCCGCCGGCGTGGACGCTCTCGGCGGCGGCGACCTCGAGGAAGGTCTTCACCTCGGAGAGGATGCGGTCGAAGGCGCGCGTCTTGTAGCCGTTGCTGGCCTTGTGGGTGTTGCCGTGCATCGGGTCGATGGACCAGATGACGGGGCGGCCGTCGCGGCGGGTGGCGGCCATGAGGCGGGGGAGGCAGTCGGCGACCTTGTCGGAGCCGAAGCGGCCGATGAGCGTGAGGCGGCCGGGGATGGCGTCCGGGTTGAGGGCGTCCATCATGCGCAGCAGGTCATCGGGCTCCAGGGTGGGGCCGCACTTGACGCCAATGGGGTTACGGATGCCGCGCATGAACTCGACGTGGCCGCCGTCGAGCTGGCGGGTGCGCTCGCCAATCCAGAGCATGTGGGCGGAGCCGTCGTACCAGTGGCCGCTGGAGGCCTCCTGGCGCGTCATCGTCTCCTCGAAGTTGAGGAGCAGGGCCTCGTGGCTGGTGAACAGGTCCACGGGGATGGGGGACGGCGCGTTGTGTTCGGCCGTGGGGCTCAGCGCGTTGATGAAGCACAGCGACTCGAAGATGGAGTCGGCGAGCTTGCGGTAGTTGTCGGCGCCCGGCGTGCCGGCGACGGAGTCGAGCGACCACTGGTGGAGGTTGCACAGGTCCGCGTAACCGCTCTGGGCATAGGCGCGGAGCAGGTTCAGCGTGGCGGAGGACTGGTGGTAGGCCTTGATGAGGCGCTTGGGGTCGGGCGTGCGCTCGGCCGCGTCGAAGTCCATGCCGTTGATGATGTCGCCGCGGTAGGCAGGCAGCGTGACCCCGTCGAGCGTCTCCACGGGGCTGGAGCGCGGCTTGGCGAACTGGCCGGCGATGCGGCCCACCTTCACCACGGGCCTGCCGCCGGCGAACGTGAGCACCAGCGCCATCTGGAGGATGAGGCGGAAGGTGTCGCGGATGTTGTCGGAGGTGAACTCCTTGAAGCTCTCCGCGCAGTCACCGCCCTGGAGGAGGAAGGCCTTGCCCTGGGCCACCTGCGCCAGCGCGGAGGAGAGCCGGCGCGTCTCCGCGGGGTTCACCAGCAGGGGGAGCCGGGAGAGCTCGTCCTCGACGCGGGTGAGGGCGCGCGGGTCCGGATAGTCCTCCGGCATGTACTTCACGGGCTTCTGCCGCCAGGAGCGGGGGTTCCAGTTTCGGTTCATCGGGAGGGGGCCGTTTCCAGAGGGGTGCCAGGCGTCGCCGGCAGCAGGCCGTTCGCGACGCAGTAGGCGAGGTATCGGAAGAAGAGGGGGCGGTCCGCCTGGGGGCAGGTGATTCCCGTGCCCTCCAGGGCGTGATGGAGGCGCTGACAGCGGATGGGCCCCAGGCCGAACGCGGGCTGGGCGTCACCGGAGCGCAAATCGAAGAAGGCCAGGGTGGTGGTGGTGTCGGCGGTGCCCGCGCGCTCGGCGACCTGGGCGCGCCACTGGGGAACGGGGAGCAGGTCCACGGGGTAGCCGTACTCGCGCACCCAGCGGAACAGGTCCGGCAGTCGCACGTCGGGGACGGGCGTGACGTTGAACACCGTGCCAGGCGTGGCCGCGCGCGACAGCTTGACGATGGCGCGCGCCACGTAGTCGACGGGCGTCCACGTCTCGCCCACCTCGAGCATCGGCAGCGCTCGGGCGGGGATGCCCGCGAGGAGGATGCGCCAGACCAGGTCCTGCGGGTTGACGATGGCGGTGTCGGTGGCGCCGACGACGCGGCCCAGTCGGTAGACGGCGACGGGCAGGCCACGCTCGGAGGCCTGCTGCACGAGCCGCTCCGCGACCCATTTGCTCTGCTGGTAGCCGTCGCGAAGGCCGGGATGCGCGGGCACGAAGTCCTCGGGCACCTCGGGGCTGACGTCGGCCTGAGGTGCCACGGCCAGCGTGGACACGTAGTGGAAGGGTTTGGGCCGTACGGCGGCGGCCAGACGCAACAGCTCGCGCGTGCCCCGGACGTTGACGGCCTGGAGGCTGCCGTACTCACGCACCACGCTCACCACGGCGGCGTTGTGCAGGATGACATCGCATTCGGCCGCGAGCCCGTGGAAGCGCGCGCTGTCGAGCCCGAGCCCCGGCTGGGTGAGGTCCGATGGGAGCGCGAGGACGCGCTCGGAGAGCCCCTCGGTCGACAGCCGCTGCGACGTCATCGCCGCGCGGATGCGCTCCAGGGCCTGGGGCTCGTCCTTGGCGCGCACCAGGCACACCACGCGCGCACGTGTCTGGCGCAGGAGCTGGTCGAGCAGGTGCGCGCCGACGAAGCCGGTGGCGCCGGTGAGCAGCACCTGGCGGGGTTCGGGGAAGAGCGCCTCGAAGGTGCGCGCGGGGCCCGTCGTGGCGGGAGGCGTGAGGCGGGGGACGATGTCCTCGGGCAGCTCGGCGTCCGCGAGCATCGTCGTGCTCGGGCCGGAGGTGGCGTGGCCGCTGGACTCACCATGCTCCAGCGCCTGGGCGAGCGCGGCGGCCGTCGGGTAGCGGAACACGGTGGCGACGGGGACCTCGCGTCCCAGGGCGATGCCCAGGCGGTTGGCCACCTGGATGCTCTGGAGGGACTGGCCGCCGCGGTCGAAGAAGTCATCCTGCGCGGTGAGGCCCGTGGCGCCCAGGACCTCTTCCCAGATGCCCAGCACCACGCGCTCCAGCTCCGTGGGGGCTTGCGCCGTCTGGGTGGTGGTGTCGACCACGGCCGCCTTGCGCAGCTCGGCGCGGTCGATCTTCCCGGTGCTGGTGCGAGGCAGCCGCTCAGCGAACACGATGGCGCCGGGCACCATGGGGGCGGGCAGGTTCGCGAGCAGGTGCTTGCGAAGGTCCGCGGCGGACGGCGCCGGTGACTCCGCGACGATGTGCGCGCACAGGCGGCGCGCGCCACCTGGGAGCGTCTGGCCCACGACGGCGGCCTCGCGCACGCCAGGGTGGCCGAGCAGCACCGTCTCCACCTCGGCGGGGTCGATGCGGTGTCCGCTGATCTTCAGCTCGTCGTCCACGCGGCCGACGAAGACCAGCTGTCCGTCCTCACGCATCCGGGCCTTGTCGCCAGTGCGGTAGGCGCGGGGCTGGCCGGGCAGCGCGGCCAGCGAGATGAAGCGGGCCTTGTCCAACTCCGGGCGTCCCAGGTAGCCGCGAGCGAGCGCGCCGCCCATCAGGCACAGCTCGCCCTCGGAGCCTCGGGCGACGATGCGCCCCTGTGCGTCCACCAGCGCCGCGCGCACGCCGGGCAGCGGAACGCCGATGGGGACCTCGTCCCGCTCGGACGTGGGGCCATTCGCGTCACCGAGCGAGGCCACCGTGGCCGCGCGCGAGCTGGGCAGCGGCATGGCGATGGAGGCCTCTCGATGCTCGGACGTGGAGCCACTCGCGTCACGGGTCGTTGCCGAGCGCACGCTGGGCAGCGGCATGGCGATGGAGGCCTCGCGATGCTCGGACGTGGGGCCATTCGCGTCACCGAGCGAGGCCACCGTCGCGACCACCGTGGCTTCGGTGGGGCCGTAGGTGTTGAGGAGCTGCACGCTCGGGCCCACCGTGGCGCGCCAGCGCGCGACCCGCTCCGGGAGCGCGGCCTCGCCGCCGATGATGACGGTGCGCAGCGAAGAGGGCAGCTTCGCCGCGCCTGTGGACACGGCATAGGCCAGCTCGTGCCAGAACGCGGTGGGCAGGTCGAGCACGGTGATGCCGTGGGCCGCGCAGGCCTCGAGCAGCCGCGGCACCGACTGGAGCATCTCGTCGGTGCGCAGCACCAGGCGTCCACCCACGCACAAGGTCAGGAAGACCTCCTCCACGCTCGCGTCGAAGTGCAGCGGCGCGAACTGGAGGACGCGGTCCTCGCGGGTGAAGCGGTAGCGGTGCGTGGCGCCCGCGACGAAGTGCGCCAGCGCGTCGTGGGGAATCTGCACGCCGTTGGGTTGCCCCGTGGAGCCGGACGTGTAGATGACATACGCGAGGTGCTCACCGGCGGCGCGCGCGGGCTGCTCGACCCCGGCGACGTCGCGACGCTGGATGGTCAGGTGTCCCGAGGCGCGAGGGCTCGCGTCCGTGGCCCCGACGGCGTCCGAGGGGGCGACGAGCAACGCGGGCGTGGCGTCCTCGAGGATGGCCGAGGTGCGGGACACAGGGCCGTTCGGGTCGAGCGGGAGGTAGCCCGCGCCGGAGCGGAGGATTCCCAGCGACGCGATGATGGCGTCGAGCCCCCGAGGCACCTTCACCGCCACCGGCGTATCGGCGCGAGCCCCCTGCTCGGTGAGCTTTGCCGCGAGCGCCCCGGAGGACTCCCACAGCTCGCGGTACGTGAGCTGGAACCCTCCGTGCTCCACGGCGATGGTGTCGGGCTGCTCGCGGACCTGCTGCTCCATCAGCTCGAGCACGGGCCGAGGGGCCGTGGGGAGCGGGCCACCATCGAGCAGCGAGGCGTCCGCCGAGGAGGCCACCGCACCCTGTCCACGCAGCGGCGCTTCCGGCGCGCCCAGCCAGGTGTCGAGCACCTGGAGGAACTCACGCTGGTGGCTGTCCACCGTGCGCGCGTCGTAGCAGACGGGGTTCGCGTCGAAGTCGACGCGCAGGCCGCCGCCGTCGGAGCGGGCGTACATGCCGATGGAGAGGTCCTCCACCGGGCCCGCGGAGATGTTGTGCGCGATGCCGGGCAGTCCCGCGAAGCGCAGGCCGTAGTCGAACGGCATGATGTTGACCACGGGGCCGAACAGCTTGCGCTGCCCACCCACGCGGCGCAGGTCGCGGCGCAGCTGCTCGTAGCGGTAGCGCAGGTGCGGCCGCGACGCCTTCAGCTCCGAGGCGATGTTGCGCGCCAGCGACACGAGCGAGGCGTCCGGCGCCACGGGCACGCGCAGCGGGACGATGTTCATCGCCATGCACGGCACGCGGATGGCCGCCGAGCCCAGCCGCGTCATCACCGGCAGACCCAGCACCACCTCGGGCGCGTCCGTGCGCTGGTGGATCCACGCGGCGGCCGCGGCGAGCACCAGGTCCGGCCACGTCAGGCCCACCTGCTTCGCGACGGCCTGCATCCGCTCCACGTCGACCTTCTCCAGCTGTCGCGTGGCGCGCACGAAGGTGGCGGACATGGGCGCGGGCGGGGCCAGCGTCACCGGCAGCGGCGCGTCCGTGAGCCGGCCGACCCAGAACTCACGGTCCTTCTCGAACTGGGGACCCGCGCGGTACGCGGCGTCCTCGTCCAACACGGGACGAAGGGGCGCGAAGCCCGCGGGCGCGGCCTTGCCCGTGACGCGCGAGGTGTAGAGGTCCGCCACGCGGCGGGCGAGCAGCGAGAAGCCGAACCCGTCCATCGCGATGTGGTGGACGCGCTGGAACCAGAACCAGCGCTCCGGGCCGGCCTTGAACAGGACCTGCGCGAAGAGGGGCCCCCGGGTGAGGTCCACGGTGCGCGTCAGGTCCTCGCGCATCCACGCCTGGGCGGCGGCCCACGGGTCCTCGGAGGACGTCAGGTCGACGTGCTGGAGCGCCCAGTCCACCAGGGGCGTGACCCGCTGCGAAGGACCCGCCCCGGTGGTCTCGAAGCGCGCGTGGAGGGCCTCCGCCTCGGTGACGGTCTGTCGGACGGCCGCCTCGAAGCAAACGGGGTCGATGGCACCGCGAAGCTCGATGCACTCACCGGCGTTGTAGATCGGACTCGCGAGGTCGAGCTGTTGACCGACCCAGATTCCGTGCTGGGCCGCGGACAGCGGCCAGCGTGCGTCGTGTGATTCGGGCATCGACAGGTCCTTCGTGGGGGGACATCGAGCGGGAGCGAGGTGAGGGTGCCTCGCTCCGTCAACAACGAGGCACTACCGCTGGAGGGCCACCTGGGCGCCGCTGGCGTCCGGGCGCGGGAGCGTCATGGTGCCGAGCATCGAGTACCACTCGCTCAGCGTGGGGCGCTCGGCCAGCTCCACGAAGGAGGACTCGAAGCCGTAGCTCCTCCAGCGCTCCACCAGGCTCATCAGGCGGATGGAGTCCATGCCGAGCTCGAGCAGGTTCGCGTCCTCGCCCACCTCCTGCGCGGACACCTGGAGCAGCTCCGCGACGTCCGAGCGAATCTGCTGCCGCGTCAGTCGCGGGAGCGTCGTGGGCCCGGGCACGCCCAGCATCTCGAGGACCTGCTGCGTGGTGGTGGTGACGGCGCACAGCTTCGCGGCGTAGTTGAGCGCGAGGTGGTGGTGGTCGAGCGAGAAGTCACCCAGCGCGTCCGCGACGAGGAAGGGCTGGATGTGGCTCATGAAGCCGTCGCTGGCCGTCTGCAGGCAGCCGATGTGCGCGTAGATGCCGCAGATGATGAGCTGATCCCTCCCGAGCGCCCGCATCGTGTTCAGCAGGTCCGTGCGGCGGAACGCGCTGTAGGTCCACTTGGTGAGCTGGAGGTCGATGTTGGTCGGCGCCAGCTCGTCGATGATCCGCTTCTGCTCCGGGGCATCGGGGATGCCGCCCCCCCAGAAGTCCATCAGGAGGCCGCGCTGGTCCGGCGTCTGGCCCCCCGGCTGCGCGGAGTACGCCACGGGGATGACCATCGAGTGGGCGTGCTGGCGCAGCCGCTGGATGTTGGGGACCAGCTCCGACACGGGCGACTGCCCCGGCGTGAAGGCGTTCACGAAGTAGTGCTGCATGTCGTGGATGAGCAGCACCGCGCGCTTCGGTTCGAGCTTCCAGGCGACCTTGTTCTTGGGCAGGTCGGCGGCGCCGGGCATCGGGTAGGGGGAGATGGCGGGGAGCGCCATGGCGAGAACCTTTCTGGTGCGAGCGTGGGGGAGTGGGCTTCAGCGGGGCGCGGTGGGCTGACTGAGCTTCTCGCGCAGCGCCTTCTTGCTGACCTTGCCGACACCCGTCTTGGGGAACGTGTCGAGGAACTCGACCCGGTCCGGAATCTTGAAGGCCGCCAGGCCCCGCTCACGCAGGAACGCGGTGAGCGACGTGGCCGGAGGCGGCGTGCCGCGGGGGATGACGAACGCGCAGGTGCGCTCGCCCAGGAACGCATCCGGCATGGACACGACGGCGGCGTCGTGGACCTCGGGGTGCGCGAGCAGGTGGTTCTCCACCTCTTCGGCCGCCACCTTGTCGCCGCCTCGGTTGATCTGGTCCTTCGCGCGGCCCTCGACCACCAGGTAGCCGTCCGCCGTCATCCGGACCAGGTCTCCAGTGCAGTAGAAGCCGTCGGAGGTGAAGGCGCGCGCGTTGTGCGTCTCCGCCTTGTAGTAGCCGCGGATGGTGTACGGCCCGCGCGTGAGCAGCTGGCCCGTCTCGCCCACCGCGACGTCCTGCCCGTCCTCGTCGACGATGCGCACCTCGTCGTCCGCGCAGATGGGGCGGCCCTGGGTGTTGACGATGCGCTCCTCGGAGTCGTCCAGGCGCGTGTAGTTGACCAGGCCCTCGGCCATGCCGAAGACCTGCTGCACCGTGCAGCCCAGCGTGGGCTTCACGCGCGCGGCGGCCTCCGCGCTGAACTTGGCGCCGCCCACCTGGAGCACGCGCAGGCTGGACAGGTCATGGCGGCGCGCCCTGGCCGCGTCCATCCACACCATGGCCAGGGGCGGCACCAGCGCGGTGATGGTGACCTTCTCCTTCTCGATGAGGGGGAAGGCCACGTCGGGGCTCGGGTGCAGGGCCAGCACCGCGGTGCCGCCCGCGTAGAACGTGCCGAACACGCCCGGCGAGCTCATGGGGAAGTTGTGCGCCACCGGCAGCGCGCACAGGTACACGCTGGAGGTGTCGAGCTGGCAGATCTCCGCGCTGGCCCGGAGGCTGTAGAGGTAGTCGTCGTGCGTGCGCGGGATGAGCTTGGGCACGCCCGTGCTGCCGCCGGACAGCTGGAAGAAGGCGACGTCGTCGGGCCGGGGCTCGGTCAGCGCCACGGGCTGGGCGGCGTACAGGCTCTCCAGCGAGGTGAACGGGCCCGCGTCGCCCACGACGAGGACGTGCTCGAGCGTGGGCGTCTTCGCCTGCACCGTGGCGGCGAGGTTGCGGTAGTCGAAGCCGCCGTGGCGGTCCGCGATGACGTAGGCGACCGCCTCGGTGAACTCGCAGAAGTAGCCGATCTCCGAGCCGCGGTGCGCGGGCAGGGCGAAGACGGGCAGGGCGCCCAGCCGGAACAGCGCGAAGCACACCTCGTAGAACGCGGCGATGTTGGGCAGCTGCACCACCACCCTGTCCGTCGCGCGGATGCCCAGGCCGTGCAGGCCCGCGGCCAGCCGGTCCACGCGCGCGTCGAGCTGCCGGTACGTGAGCCGCTCGGCGCCGGAGACCAGCGCGGTGCGGTCCCCGTGGTGCTCGGCGCGCTCACGCAGGAGCTTCCCGAAGGTCTCCCCGCGCCAGTAGCCCGCGGCGCGGTAGCGCTCGGCATAGTCCACGGGCCACGTGGGGCAGCCGGGGAGCCGGGACGCGTCCGTGCTCACGGCTTCACCTCGGCGCCCTGGCCCAGGCCCATCGCCTGGAGCATGGTGCGGAACTTGGCCTCGGTCTCCGCCAGCTCGGACTCCGGCTTGGAGCCCGCGACGATGCCGGCGCCCGCGAACAGCCGCAGCGAGCTCTCGTCCGCCTCCGCGCACCGGATGGTCACCGCCCACTGGCCGTCGCCGTTGGCGTCGCACCAGCCCACGGTGCCCGTGAAGTAGCCCCGGTCGAACGGCTCGATGTGGCCGATGGCCTCGTGCGCCAGCTCCGTGGGGAAGCCGCACACGGCCGGCGTGGGGTGCAGCGCCATCGCGAGCGTCAACGACGAGATGGACGGGTCGGCGATCTCCCCGACGATGCGGCTGGACAGGTGCCACATCGTCTGCGTGCTGACGAGCGACGGACGGGCCGGCACATCCAGGGTCTTGCAGAACGGACGCATGGCCTCCGCCACCGCGTCGATGACCACCGCGTGCTCGTGCAAATCCTTGGGGGACTCGAGCAGCCGGGCCGCCCGGGCCTGGTCCTCCACGGGGTCCGGGCTGCGCGCCGCGGAGCCCGCCAGCGGGTTGGCCACCACCTGCATCCCGTTGCGCGACACGAGCAGCTCGGGGCTCGCGCCGATGAGCGTGCGCCGACCCTCGCCCTGCAGGTCCACGGCGAAGGTGAAGCCGGACGGGTTGCGCCGGGCCAGGTTGTGCAGGAGCCGCTGCAGGTCGATGGGCGTGGTGGCGCTCAGGTGCAGCGAGCGCGACAGCACCACCTTGCGCAGGGGGCCGCTCTCCATGAGCTTGAGCGCCTGGGCCACGCCGTCCAGGTACCTGGCGGGCTCGGGCACCGGGCGCACGGTGTAGCTCTGCGGGAGGACGGGGTGCGGCATGGCCACGTCGTCGAACACGAGCGGGCCGGCGCGCTGCAGCGTCATGGGCACCACGAGCTGCGCGGGCGCGCGGCCGACGAAGGGCACCGCGCCCACCGCCACCGGGATGTCATGGTCCGCCTGACGCGCGTCGCTCAGCACCTTGGCCACGCGCTCGCCCAGCCGCTCCAGGGAGCTCTGGCCTCCCACGTGCGGCACGGTGGCGAACGTGCCCCGCGCCAGCAGCGTCCGGCGAGGCGAGGCGAAGAAGAAGGAAGAGCCGGCCTCGTAGCTCTCGAGCAACTGCGCCGCCAGCTTCTGGGGTGCCACTTCGGTCGTCTTCACAGCCAACCTCCTGTTGCGGAGGGCCTGGGGCGCGCAGCGGATGCGCCCCCCCGGGTCCTCCTGCTGTTTCAATCCTGAAACAAAAGTAACAACCTCAACCGCGAACCACGGGCGCCCCGGCGGGGCGGGCACGCGCGCTCAGGTGCCCAGGGTGGCGCCGCCGTCGACACACAGGTCGTGCAGGGTGATGTGGCGCGCGCGGTCCGACACCAGGAACTGCACCGCGTGGGCGATGTCTCTCGGGTCGGCGATGCGCTGGAGCGGGATGCCGACGCGGAAGCTCTCCGAGGAGCCGGCGATGACGGCCTGGGCGCCGTTGGCGTCCTTCCACATGCCCCGCTGCATGTCGGTGTCGGTGGAGCCCGGAGACACGACGTTGCAACGGATTCCGTATTGCGCCAGCTCCAGGCCCAGGCACTTGGTGAACATGGTGGAGGCGGCCTTGGACGCGGCGTAGGCGCCCATCTGCAACCGGGGCGTGCTGGAGGCGTTGGAGGCCACGGTGACGATGACGCCCTCGCGCCGGGGGACCATGCGCCGGGCCACCGCGCGCGAGACATGGAACACGCCGTTCGTGTTCACGCCGAAGGTCGTCGCCCAGTCCTCGTCGCTCATCTCCACGATGGGGGACATGCGCAGCACGCCCGCCACGTTCACCAGGATGTGGATGGGGCCCAGCTCCTTCTCGATGCGCTCCACCACCGTCTCCACCGCCGCGGCGTCACTGACGCTGACCGGCCACGCGCTGGCCTTGTGGCCTCGGGCGCGCAGCTCCGCCACCAGCGCCAGCAGCCCCTCGGCGTTCGTGTCGAGGGCGGCGATGGTCGCCTCGGGCGCCAGCACCCGCGCGACCTCGGCGCCGATACCGCGCGCCGCGCCCGTCACCAGTGCCACCCGCGGTGTGTCTCCCATCGAGTCCATCTCCTTCGTCCTGGGCCCGTGGGGTCCGTCCGGAAAGTGGGATAATGAGAATGGTTCTCATTATCGATATTGAACGTCTAAGTGCCATGCGCAGTCGAACGTGTCAAGGGTGGTGACACGGTGCGCGAATGTTGCGAATTATTTCGGGGCGCGTTTCGGTGTGAGGTTGTCTTCCATCACCGAGACGTGGGGCGGTGGTGTTTGTCATCCCCGGGTTGTTTCGTTTGACGCCCGAGGACTCCGGGGCAAGTGCCAACAAGGCCCACCGTGAGCCATTTCCCAGAGGAGGGGACGGGGCGCTGACGTCCCACGGCGCGCGGAGAGGACGTGCGGGAAACCCCTAGTACCGGGGGGCGGCTGGGATGAAGTTTTCTGCCCCACGACAATTTC
The genomic region above belongs to Myxococcus guangdongensis and contains:
- a CDS encoding thioester reductase domain-containing protein — translated: MPESHDARWPLSAAQHGIWVGQQLDLASPIYNAGECIELRGAIDPVCFEAAVRQTVTEAEALHARFETTGAGPSQRVTPLVDWALQHVDLTSSEDPWAAAQAWMREDLTRTVDLTRGPLFAQVLFKAGPERWFWFQRVHHIAMDGFGFSLLARRVADLYTSRVTGKAAPAGFAPLRPVLDEDAAYRAGPQFEKDREFWVGRLTDAPLPVTLAPPAPMSATFVRATRQLEKVDVERMQAVAKQVGLTWPDLVLAAAAAWIHQRTDAPEVVLGLPVMTRLGSAAIRVPCMAMNIVPLRVPVAPDASLVSLARNIASELKASRPHLRYRYEQLRRDLRRVGGQRKLFGPVVNIMPFDYGLRFAGLPGIAHNISAGPVEDLSIGMYARSDGGGLRVDFDANPVCYDARTVDSHQREFLQVLDTWLGAPEAPLRGQGAVASSADASLLDGGPLPTAPRPVLELMEQQVREQPDTIAVEHGGFQLTYRELWESSGALAAKLTEQGARADTPVAVKVPRGLDAIIASLGILRSGAGYLPLDPNGPVSRTSAILEDATPALLVAPSDAVGATDASPRASGHLTIQRRDVAGVEQPARAAGEHLAYVIYTSGSTGQPNGVQIPHDALAHFVAGATHRYRFTREDRVLQFAPLHFDASVEEVFLTLCVGGRLVLRTDEMLQSVPRLLEACAAHGITVLDLPTAFWHELAYAVSTGAAKLPSSLRTVIIGGEAALPERVARWRATVGPSVQLLNTYGPTEATVVATVASLGDANGPTSEHREASIAMPLPSVRSATTRDASGSTSEHREASIAMPLPSSRAATVASLGDANGPTSERDEVPIGVPLPGVRAALVDAQGRIVARGSEGELCLMGGALARGYLGRPELDKARFISLAALPGQPRAYRTGDKARMREDGQLVFVGRVDDELKISGHRIDPAEVETVLLGHPGVREAAVVGQTLPGGARRLCAHIVAESPAPSAADLRKHLLANLPAPMVPGAIVFAERLPRTSTGKIDRAELRKAAVVDTTTQTAQAPTELERVVLGIWEEVLGATGLTAQDDFFDRGGQSLQSIQVANRLGIALGREVPVATVFRYPTAAALAQALEHGESSGHATSGPSTTMLADAELPEDIVPRLTPPATTGPARTFEALFPEPRQVLLTGATGFVGAHLLDQLLRQTRARVVCLVRAKDEPQALERIRAAMTSQRLSTEGLSERVLALPSDLTQPGLGLDSARFHGLAAECDVILHNAAVVSVVREYGSLQAVNVRGTRELLRLAAAVRPKPFHYVSTLAVAPQADVSPEVPEDFVPAHPGLRDGYQQSKWVAERLVQQASERGLPVAVYRLGRVVGATDTAIVNPQDLVWRILLAGIPARALPMLEVGETWTPVDYVARAIVKLSRAATPGTVFNVTPVPDVRLPDLFRWVREYGYPVDLLPVPQWRAQVAERAGTADTTTTLAFFDLRSGDAQPAFGLGPIRCQRLHHALEGTGITCPQADRPLFFRYLAYCVANGLLPATPGTPLETAPSR
- a CDS encoding isochorismatase family protein encodes the protein MALPAISPYPMPGAADLPKNKVAWKLEPKRAVLLIHDMQHYFVNAFTPGQSPVSELVPNIQRLRQHAHSMVIPVAYSAQPGGQTPDQRGLLMDFWGGGIPDAPEQKRIIDELAPTNIDLQLTKWTYSAFRRTDLLNTMRALGRDQLIICGIYAHIGCLQTASDGFMSHIQPFLVADALGDFSLDHHHLALNYAAKLCAVTTTTQQVLEMLGVPGPTTLPRLTRQQIRSDVAELLQVSAQEVGEDANLLELGMDSIRLMSLVERWRSYGFESSFVELAERPTLSEWYSMLGTMTLPRPDASGAQVALQR